In a single window of the Vespa crabro chromosome 18, iyVesCrab1.2, whole genome shotgun sequence genome:
- the LOC124430399 gene encoding multiple epidermal growth factor-like domains protein 8 isoform X5, giving the protein MLILLYSDTNYVLDGFHAEFSVMDCPNNCTNHGKCINNTCFCENDWGGKDCSRALCPDNCNHNGICEIKRCECHNNYSGQSCSLHSTHPEGNRWHWLSHSEGGLRPRAAHTAVYVKETDSLYIFGGYDLNFILGNLEVYRFSTSQWENEYGIILEGASSMEYLDPMLIAHELAQIGADAEEQYGLSKKSFILQLLKSIENNTLSLHDRAASEAGTYKWDKFNNNSNHREREKSNQEGNVSRIGTSTVKIRRNNDFVKTHSGHLRSRYSQSISERYRRDFENINLYKKHHISRIEQNDDANIERQSTNETTEENVFIQEFEDVNLTTDEAYKDTEKQTEELKPSPRYGHAACRYEGGFVIYGGKIEDGSLSNELWHYNVNMRIWTLRARNSTFHPPRLTRHTLTLVNDYIYLFGGSTVDGEFSSSLYKIRLNFSDSTLMIEKWQKVRPRGGKELDVRVVAHSTVYHSATNSLLVYGGVVASVARFSKLSDRMFVFQLDRKVWSEIHYPRAHLRDTYVPRERAFHTCNIIGNYLVVFGGYSHRHNKEEICYDNQMYLYHLGCHTWVSHDVLGLNDKDSRYPKQQGVFAHASDVRNGNTLLLVGGYHGNVNADLLAYTLPPMLAPGDNDNIEPEQICARHKSLMECAANPECGWCSADEICYGRTIGSNCTTNLQTTRCPGVCPALGDCHSCLTHGQPGGGWGKTSRGRNSVSNKLNLGTCTWCVQNARCHHKDDNYGVCGLRDDTPSQIPGWWGSKGTEITQVAECREMDKRPGLTFLKYKPPVNFSQPDSVTIVNATTVDFNVPSMQGAKTESALGGEMIARLTGFLRLPPYFWHSTIEHLKICVSYNSATLHVSRNDDSQKLELVANLTAETSQCIPTKWPDGQQMILQSGRYLLDFESKRMVTTSYAYASKMEITHSKKMENPKVFTFEYLEPYQNGSCNQYKNCLHCLIDSSCGWCDITNKCLSRSINETESCATDVEIDENGDPIREWHYLTITPSACSNCSNYISCESCVGSNLCEWWTEEARCARIGRLPNAVVSIDQCPIPCRQRSNCTQCLDERGRCVWCEATQECFSFSVYTSEYQFGLCREWMDQAGLMGVTSRSGSSLTSNDQCKSCSRHTNCSSCLHSLSCGWCYSLENPIMGVCVQGDFNRAHVNCSLIMNEYLNTTLEADESGWAYAQCPDVDECDLGLHDCHPNAVCTNTHGSYSCQCKRGFNGDGKENCTKTCYEKCINGYCSEAPDYKCECNLGWTGPDCRTNCGCYNHSTCLQGPGICDECQNWTTGRYCEECKAGSYGNATTIMGCKKCNCNEHGDKDLDICDRQTGICFCRDNTEGDMCQRCKKGYYGDPKNGGMCYYGCMSRGMLNGEGKGKQGLGSRHSQMSPWETHFGESLTRECLWIVSPNSDLSPNTTTSGIQSVIQFTIQDDINISCQENSVYVYDGLPEFVSSSSNHQNQLVGVYCTESTDYPVTVEARSGFLTVHYKQLDEIEGFNASYIVMTCDNCPKNRVCRNNNCLCKAGFVGIDCTIELCPNNCTSSRKQGICDKGYGRCVCSSGFGGNDCSIKIKEHQLVFTELFNSEYLADHLDHLRKTLPRFGHSLVADRRGSLWMFGGYSLSHGPLNDIRLFDTKNNTWIPVTVDSTSEASMPQGRYFHAAEIVHSRQQIYVYGGLSMKEKDIPGLSNNTLDDFWKFSLQNQRWSQIVQNELKKEPLPLAGHTLTLRRDGESESLLLIGGFSPKYGYLDTVWEFNLETESWDTISTNGNGPLVIYGHSTVYHSKSDSFYVFGGCTYVINKTFISNKLYALNYKSRRWSVLPPFEDDFTDGSSLPQARFLHSAVTTEEYMVIFGGRQNPRNTSDSLIAYKYSCNLWIRLITNDMEIIGNPPPPSYAHAMTHADPESNAIYVVGGFDGGIKSHVTLINIPEDLCNLWTNKIACRKYFGCSFCSVTTIVGNNASFCFSNEVSLNRGDKCDINVTQAQRSNGVFCNSDWMTSRKCQNFKTCAECLAEWPYYKNNEPICKWCTNCPHGKCIPHEKICDEQNKCNVRQISIDDVKQCGELQCSASDCEKCNTLGNCVWTRQVLKTSELGVKVTGEPIYDWNCVPEDIFERSSIKMSSTQCEKRCAEHKDCRSCLKGTGAEGGWQQCRWSTQLNECISPSYQPLYCAGGVCGLVLRNSDIDHCPEPCSVFTQCSTCLKHSHCGWCSMDSANITGQGICTEGSLKAPTEHPAGGTCEMIYYEQFSHTEPPILTTLFPHRLEFVPQDSVTMTLSNYLVKSPFSWHYVRCPMENECLNGHHTCSPKSEKCFDLDEGFECMCGDGYKTETTWSFNESGRKICVPTCMQGCVRGTCVEPNICRCDFGYVGANCSIQCQCNGHSNCAGPDKLDVCLECHNNTMGPQCSKCLPLYVGNPADNGQCIPCLEYCNGHTRICINESMTVPDPNSVDKMSIELLKRQLVEGPIAKAKCVNCGNNTKGDKCGECMVGYFRGTEDLRDICRPCECHGHGFTCDPVTGEKCNCGNNTESEPSCTSGPMKATNMGGTPCWMVQCSKCRENYAGTPTMGHQCYKTVTVDNKMCFDSKLIVLFLLQLSVLSGGLYDECKMKPKPLNPGQTVFYMVQPRFMNVDIRVMVDVTQGALDLFLSPRDDSFVVTLNSSTGYQDVELDSRFKCIYKCKDPHDTWLEDPQHSKIRIVEFHSRNSSPFANNNSTAELNWNQLHYIVIERYAESLATFMTIEKRNTFLIIRNLTNRLVLTLPQDKHELGQTKFHIALRAIDTYNPDANNRAAYGMIFFRQDQLHIDLFVFFSVFFSCFFLFLAACVVAWKTKQAADVRRARRRHVVEMLHMAKRPFATVTILYDRDGNNCSPSSPQRKNRRNRAISFHNDVRPVAVEPTNDGVAAVATVFIKLPGGQQAPVKLALGSSLILLTRVYPVNSRVFLRRRNSHA; this is encoded by the exons atgttaatactattatatagcGATACAAATTATGTTTTGGATGGATTTCATGCTGAATTTTCAGTTATGGATTGTCCTAACAATTGTACAAATCATggaaaatgtattaataatacctgTTTTTGTGAAAATGATTGGGGTGGTAAAGACTGCTCTAGAGCTTTATGTCCAGATAATTGTAATCATAATGGAATATGCGAAATCAAACGTTGTGAatgtcataataattattctggACAATCTTGTTCATTGCATTCAACTCATCCAGAAGGAAACag ATGGCATTGGCTATCACATTCGGAAGGAGGTTTAAGACCACGTGCAGCTCATACAGCAGTTTATGTAAAGGAAACtgattctttatatatatttggtggctatgatttaaattttatacttgGTAATTTAGAAGTTTATCGTTTTAGTACTAGCCAGTGGGAAAATGAATATGGTATAATACTGG aGGGAGCATCATCTATGGAATATTTAGATCCTATGCTTATTGCGCACGAATTAGCACAAATAGGCGCAGATGCGGAAGAACAATATGGTCTCtctaaaaaatcatttattttgcaattacttaaaagtattgaaaataatacattaagtCTACACGATCGTGCAGCTTCTGAAGCAGGGACATATAAATGggataagtttaataataattctaatcacAGAGAACGTGAAAAGAGTAATCAAGAAGGCAATGTAAGCAGAATTGGTACAAGTACAGTtaaaattagaagaaataatgattttgTAAAAACACATTCAGGTCACTTACGATCTAGGTATTCACAAAGTATATCAGAAAG GTATCGCAGAGATTTtgagaatataaatttatataaaaaacatcATATCTCTAGAATAGAACAGAATGATGATGCAAACATAGAAAGACAAAGTACAAATGAAACCACAGAAGAAAACGTATTTATACAAGAATTTGAAGATGTCAATTTAACAACTGACGAAGCATATAAAGATACTGAAAAACAAACTGAAGAACTGAAGCCAAGTCCACGATATGGCCATGCTGCATGCAGATATGAAG GAGGTTTTGTCATTTATGGCGGTAAAATAGAGGATGGGTCTCTGTCAAATGAACTTTGgcattataatgttaatatgcGTATTTGGACATTACGCGCTAGAAATTCTACATTCCATCCACCTCGACTTACAAGACATACTCTTACATTGGTAAATGACTATATTTATCTGTTTGGCGGTAGTACAGTGGATGGAGAATTTTCATCTAGCCTATACAAAATTAGATTGAACTTTT CTGATTCTACATTAATGATCGAAAAATGGCAAAAGGTACGTCCTCGTGGTGGAAAAGAATTAGATGTTCGTGTTGTTGCTCATTCAACTGTTTATCACAGTGCTACTAATTCTTTACTTGTTTATGGTGGAGTTGTAGCTAGCGTAGCACGTTTCAGTAAACTTTCAGATAGAATGTTTGTTTTCCAATTGGATAGAAAAGTTTGGTCTGAAATTCATTATCCAAGAGCACATTTACGAGATACTTATGTCCCTAGAGAGCGTGCGTTTCATACATGTAATATAATcg GTAATTATTTGGTTGTATTTGGTGGATATTCTCATAGACAtaacaaagaagaaatttgtTATGACAATCAAATGTATCTTTATCATTTAGGTTGTCATACTTGGGTTAGCCATGATGTTTTAGGATTAAATGATAAAg ATTCACGTTATCCTAAGCAACAAGGAGTCTTTGCGCATGCTTCAGACGTACGTAATGgaaatactttattattagttGGTGGTTATCATGGTAATGTAAATGCAGATTTGCTTGCTTATACTTTACCGCCAATGCTTGCACCAggagataatgataatatagaacCAGAACAGATTTGTGCAAGGCATAAAAGTTTGATGGAATGCGCTGCAAATCCAGAATGTGGATGGTGCTCCGCGGACGAa ATATGTTACGGAAGAACTATTGGTAGCAATTGTACGACGAATCTTCAAACTACACGTTGTCCTGGCGTTTGTCCTGCTTTGGGCGATTGTCATTCTTGTTTAACACATGGGCAACCTGGTGGTGGTTGGGGTAAAACTTCTCGTGGTAGAAATTCagtttctaataaattaaatcttgGAACTTGTACATGGTGCGTTCAGAATGCACGATGTCACCATAAGGATGATAATTATGGAGTTTGTGGACTTCGAGATGATACTCCTTCACAAATACCAGGTTGGTGGGGATCAAAGGGAACAGAAATTACACAGGTCGCAGAATGTCGGGAAATGGACAAAAGACCAggtttaacatttttaaaatataagcCTCCAGTTAATTTTAGTCAACCTGATTCTGTAACAATAGTCAATGCGACTACGGTTGATTTCAATGTACCATCAATGCAAGGAGCAAAAACAGAATCAGCTTTAGGTGGAGAAATGATTGCTAGATTAACAGGTTTCTTGAGATTACCACCATATTTTTGGCACAGCACGAttgaacatttaaaaatatgtgtTAGTTATAATAGCGCAACACTTCATGTATCACGAAATGATGATTCACAAAAATTg gaATTAGTTGCAAATTTAACCGCTGAAACATCACAATGCATTCCTACTAAATGGCCAGATGGACAACAAATGATATTGCAATCTGGACGTTATCTTCTTGATTTTGAATCAAAAAGAATGGTTACAACAAGTTATGCATATGCCAGTAAGATGGAAATTACACATagtaaaaaaatggaaaatccAAAAGTTTTTACTTTCGAATATCTTGAACCATATCAAAATGGATCTTGTAATCAGTACAAAAATTGTCTTCATTGTTTGATAGATTCTTCATGCGGTTGGTGTGATATCACTAATAAATGTCTTTCACGTTCTATTAATGAAACAGAAAGTTGTGCAACTGATGTAGAAATAGATGAAAATGGCGATCCGATTCGTGAATGGCATTATTTAACAATCACCCCATCAGCTTGCTCAAattgttctaattatatttCGTGTGAATCATGTGTTGGTAGCAACTTATGCGAATGGTGGACAGAGGAAGCTCGATGTGCAAGAATAGGTAGATTACCTAATGCTGTTGTTAGCATAGATCAATGCCCAATACCTTGCAGACAGAGATCAAATTGTACACAATGTTTGGATGAACGTGGAAGATGTGTGTGGTGTGAAGCAACACAAGAGTGTTTTTCATTCTCTGTATATACGTCAGAATATCAATTCGGTTTGTGTAGAGAATGGATGGATCAAGCAGGTTTAATGGGAGTGACATCCAGGTCTGGTTCATCATTGACAAGTAATGATCAATGTAAAAGTTGTAGCCGGCATACAAATTGTTCTAGCTGTTTACATTCATTAAGTTGTGGCTGGTGTTATAGTTTAGAAAATCCAATTATGGGAGTTTGTGTACAGGGAGATTTTAATCGAGCTCATGTCAATTGTAGTTTAATTATGAATGAATATCTAAACACTACTCTTGAAGCTGATGAGTCAGGATGGGCATATGCTCAATGTCCCGATGTTGACGAATGTGATTTAGGTCTACATGATTGTCATCCTAATGCAGTTTGTACAAATACACATGGTAGTTATAGTTGCCAGTGTAAACGAGGTTTTAATGGCGATGGCAAAGAAAATTGTACAAAAACATGTtatgaaaaatgtattaatggATATTGCAGTGAAGCACCTGATTATAAATGTGAATGCAATCTGGGATGGACTGGTCCAGATTGCAGAACAAATTGTGGTTGCTATAATCATTCCACTTGTCTTCAAGGACCAGGTATATGTGATGAATGTCAAAATTGGACCACTGGTAGATATTGTGAAGAATGTAAAGCAGGTAGTTATGGCAATGCCACAACAATAATGGGTTGTAAAAAGTGTAACTGTAATGAACATGGAGATAAAGATTTGGATATTTGCGATCGACAAACTGGCATTTGTTTCTGTCGCGATAATACAGAAGGTGATATGTGTCAAAGATGTAAAAAAGGATATTATGGCGATCCAAAAAATGGAGGAATGTGTTATTATGGTTGTATGTCTAGAGGAATGTTAaatggagaaggaaaaggtaaACAAGGCCTTGGTAGTAGACATTCACAAATGTCACCATGGGAAACTCATTTTGGCGAATCGTTAACAAGGGAATGTTTATGGATTGTTAGTCCAAATAGCGATCTCTCGCCTAATACAACAACTTCTGGTATACAAAGTGTAATTCAATTTACAATACAAGATGATATCAATATCAGTTGTCAAGAGAACAGTGTCTATGTATATGATGGTCTTCCTGAATTTGTTTCATCTTCCAGTAATCATCAAAATCAATTGGTTGGAGTTTATTGCACAGAAAGTACAGATTATCCTGTAACAGTAGAAGCTAGATCTGGATTTCTCACTGTTCACTACAAACAATTAGATGAAATTGAAGGATTTAATGCAAGCTATATTGTAATGACATGTGACAATTGTCCTAAAAATCGAGTCTGTAGAAATAACAATTGCTTGTGTAAAGCTGGTTTCGTTGGTATTGATTGTACTATCGAATTATGTCCAAATAATTGTACTTCATCAAGAAAACAAGGAATCTGTGATAAAGGATATGGCCGTTGCGTTTGTTCATCTGGCTTTGGTGGAAATGATTGTTCGATTAAGATTAAAGAACATCAACTGGTTTTCacagaattatttaattcagAATATCTTGCTGATCATTTAGATCATTTAAGAAAAACCTTACCACGTTTTGGACATAGCTTAGTTGCTGATAGAAGAGGTAGTCTTTGGATGTTTGGTGGATATTCTCTCAGTCATGGACCATTGAACGATATTAGACTTTTtgatactaagaataatacatGGATACCTGTAACTGTGGACTCTACATCAGAAGCGTCAATGCCTCAAGGCAGATATTTTCATGCTGCTGAAATAGTTCATAGTAGACaacagatatatgtatatggtgGATTatctatgaaagaaaaagatattccaGGCTTATCCAATAATACATTAGATGATTTTTGGAAATTTAGTCTTCAAAATCAAAGGTGGAGTCAAATTGTGCAAAATGAACTGAAAAAGGAACCACTACCTTTGGCAGGACATACATTAACTTTACGTAGAGATGGGGAATCagaaagtttattattaattggtGGATTTAGTCCAAAATATGGATATCTAGATACTGTATGGGAATTTAATTTAGAAACGGAATCTTGGGATACGATAAGTACAAATGGAAATGGTCCTTTAGTAATTTATGGGCATTCAACGGTATATCATAGTAAATCTGATAGTTTTTATGTATTTGGTGGTTGTACctatgttattaataagacgtttatttcaaataagcTTTAtgctttaaattataaaagtcgTAGATGGTCTGTATTACCACCATTTGAGGATGATTTCACTGATGGCAGCAGCTTA CCTCAAGCTAGATTTCTTCATTCAGCTGTTACAACTGAAGAATATATGGTAATATTTGGTGGTCGACAGAATCCTCGCAATACTTCTGATTCTTTAATAGCATATAAGTATTCATGCAATTTATGGATTCGATTAATTACAAATGATATGGAAATAATTGGTaatccaccaccaccatcatatGCACATGCTATGACACATGCAGATCCAGAATCAAATGCTATATATGTTGTTGGTGGTTTTGATGGTGGTATTAAAAGTCATGTTACTTTAATCAATATACCTGAAGACTTATGCAATCTTTGGACAAATAAAATTGcatgtagaaaatattttggtTGTTCCTTCTGTTCTGTTACTACAATTGTAGGAAATAAtgcttctttttgtttttccaatGAAGTATCACTTAATAGAGGCGATAA atgTGATATTAATGTGACTCAAGCACAAAGGTCGAATGGAGTATTTTGTAATTCTGATTGGATGACTAGTAGAAAATGTCAGAACTTTAAAACTTGTGCAGAATGTCTAGCTGAATGgccatattataaaaataatgaacctATTTGTAAATGGTGCACAAATTGTCCACATGGTAAATGTATACCACATGAAAAAATTTGTGATGAACAAAACAAGTGTAATGTCAGACAAATATCAATAGATGACGTTAAGCAATGTGGGGAATTGCAATGTTCAGCTAGTGATTGCGAAAAATGTAATACTCTTGGAAACTGTGTATGGACAAGACAAGTTCTAAAAACTT CTGAGTTAGGTGTGAAAGTAACAGGTGAACCTATATATGATTGGAATTGTGTACCAGAAGATATTTTCGAAAGATCAAGTATAAAAATGAGTAGTACTCAATGCGAAAAAAGATGTGCTGAACACAAAGACTGTAGAAGTTGTCTAAAGGGAACAGGAGCTGAAGGAGGTTGGCAACAATGTAGATGGTCTACACAACTTAATGAA TGTATTTCACCATCATATCAACCACTTTATTGTGCTGGTGGAGTATGTGGATTAGTATTACGTAATTCAGATATAGATCATTGTCCAGAACCATGTTCAGTCTTTACACAATGTAGTACATGTTTAAAACATTCCCATTGTGGTTGGTGTTCTATGGATTCTGCTAATATAACTGGACAGGGTATTTGTACAGAAGGATCTTTAAAAGCACCTACAGAACATCCAGCAGGTGGAACTTgtgaaatgatttattatgaACAGTTCTCTCATACTGAGCCAC CAATTTTAACTACTTTATTTCCACATCGCTTAGAGTTTGTACCTCAGGACAGTGTTACAATGACTTTATCTAATTATCTGGTGAAATCACCATTTTCTTGGCATTATGTGCGCTGCCCAATGGAGAATGAATGTTTAAATGGCCATCATACATGTTCACCAAAAAGTGAAAAATGTTTTGACTTGGATGAAGGATTTGAATGCATGTGTGGAGATGGATATAAAACAGAAAC taCATGGTCATTTAATGAATCTGGAAG GAAAATTTGTGTGCCAACGTGTATGCAAGGTTGCGTACGAGGTACATGTGTTGAACCAAATATTTGTCGTTGTGATTTTGGCTATGTAGGTGCTAATTGCTCCATTCAATGTCAATGCAATGGTCATAGTAATTGTGCAGGACCAGATAAATTAGATGTATGTTTAGAGTGCCATAATAATACAATGGGACCTCAATGCAGTAAATGCTTGCCTTTATATGTTGGAAATCCTGCAGACAATGGACAATGTATACCATGCTTGGAATATTGTAATGgacacacacgtatatgtattaatgAAAGCATGACTGTTCcg gaTCCTAATTCTGTTGACAAAATGTCCATAGAATTATTGAAAAGACAATTGGTAGAGGGTCCTATAGCAAAAGCTAAATGTGTAAATTGTGGAAATAATACAAAAGGTGATAAATGCGGAGAATGTATGGTGGGTTATTTCAGAGGAACAGAAGATTTACGTGATATTTGTCGTCC TTGTGAATGTCATGGTCATGGATTCACTTGTGATCCAGTGACCGGTGAAAAATGTAATTGTGGTAATAATACAGAGAGTGAACCATCTTGCACTAGTGGTCCTATGAAAGCTACAAATATGGGTGGTACACCATGTTGGATGGTTCAATGCAGTAAGTGTAGAGAAAACTATGCAGGAACACCAACTATGGGCCATCAATGTTATAAAACTGTTACagttgataataaaatgtgCTTTGACTCCAAATTAATAG TATTATTCTTGTTGCAACTTTCTGTTCTCTCTGGAGGATTGTATG atGAGTGCAAGATGAAACCAAAACCATTGAATCCTGGACAAACTGTTTTTTATATGGTACAACCTCGATTTATGAATGTAGATATTAGAGTGATGGTTGATGTTACGCAAGGTGCCTTGGATCTTTTTTTAAGTCCTCGCGATGACTCATTCGTTGTAACATTAAATTCTTCGACAGGTTATCAAGAT gTTGAATTGGATAGCagatttaaatgtatatataaatgcaaagATCCCCATGATACATGGTTAGAAGATCCACAACACAGTAAAATCAGGATTGTGGAATTTCATTCACGTAATTCTTCCCCTTttgcaaataataatagcactgCAGAACTAAATTGGAATCAACTTCATTATATAGTAATAGAACGTTATGCAGAAAGCTTGGCTACATTCATGacgatcgaaaaaagaaatacatttttaataatcagaAATCTGACGAATCGATTAGTGCTAACTCTACCACAAGATAAACATGAACTTGGCCAGACTAAATTTCATATTGCACTGAGAGCGATCGATACATATAATCCAGATGCTAATAATAGAGCTGCATATGGGATGATCTTTTTTAGACAAGATCAATTACATAttgatctttttgtttttttctcggtttttttttcttgtttctttcttttcttagctGCTTGTGTTGTAGCGTGGAAAACTAAACAGGCAGCTGATGTACGTAGAGCGCGGAGAAGACATGTCGTCGAAATGTTACATATGGCTAAGAGACCATTTGCTACAGTTACTATTCTTTACGATCGAGATGGGAATAATTGTAGTCCAAGTTCACCACAACGCAAGAATAGACGTAATAGAGCTATAAGTTTTCACAATGATGTCAGACCAGTTGCAGTAGAACCAACTAATGATGGTGTTGCGGCTGTAGCTACAGTATTCATCAAACTACCTGGTGGGCAACAAGCTCCTGTTAAATTAGCTCTCGGTAGCTCATTAATACTTCTAACCAGGGTCTATCCGGTTAATAGCAGAGTGTTCCTAAGGCGTAGAAACAGTCATGCATAA